One window of Paenibacillus sp. FSL K6-3182 genomic DNA carries:
- a CDS encoding extracellular solute-binding protein — protein sequence MKQKRIQKGKMLLMLVMIMALLATACSNSGENSSSTNTTNEATDKPGNESSTGEKDPYDGMPKKVSISTFDRGAVSSDEGTYEENRWVKWIREQSGIDVTIVPVPRNQAQDALNVLIASKQAPDLLWEYDRTYIGKLVTQGVIQPIGDYIEKYSTTYKKYLEENPDLLPYITFNGEVYAAVTKRAITGIVNHGMWIRQDWLDELKLERPTTVEELVAVAKAMKERYPDSTPIVGHTTFDIYSALYAAMNNQWYVEDGKMVYGATLDRFGETIELEKQLYDLGLVDREYLTDSNNQRATQLWTTGKAGIYMGQWGLGNTDILTKDLLINVPDAKPEPLEAVATPHGKYGTYQEASPLFYVTFNKDMKNPKAAMEYLDWILEKGWFTLVNGEEGVHHEMVGDVAKRLDPDKFTKEVIYAGEYAVLRDESGFKAENLLVQAASDDLSQRIAKLDMESLDIALKNEFRRDIPYQPSFDEINEIRSTLDTFIRETRANAVTQGDKYTGQWALDQIRKEWKRLGGEKAEEIAQKWYEDNKASF from the coding sequence ATGAAACAGAAGAGAATACAAAAAGGAAAAATGTTGCTTATGCTGGTTATGATCATGGCACTCTTGGCAACGGCGTGTTCCAACAGTGGGGAAAACAGCAGCTCTACGAATACAACGAACGAGGCCACTGACAAACCTGGCAACGAGTCTTCTACAGGCGAGAAAGATCCCTATGATGGGATGCCTAAGAAGGTCAGCATTTCCACGTTTGATAGAGGAGCAGTGTCAAGCGATGAGGGTACCTATGAGGAAAATCGCTGGGTAAAATGGATTCGTGAGCAATCGGGTATTGATGTAACGATCGTACCTGTACCGCGCAACCAAGCACAGGATGCGCTTAACGTATTGATTGCATCGAAACAAGCGCCGGACCTGCTGTGGGAATACGACAGGACATATATTGGCAAGCTGGTCACCCAAGGAGTTATTCAACCGATCGGTGATTATATTGAGAAATACAGCACGACCTACAAAAAGTATTTGGAAGAAAATCCGGATTTGTTGCCCTATATTACTTTCAATGGAGAAGTTTATGCGGCAGTGACGAAACGTGCGATTACCGGCATTGTAAACCATGGCATGTGGATAAGACAGGATTGGCTCGACGAATTGAAGCTTGAGAGGCCGACGACAGTTGAAGAGCTTGTTGCTGTAGCCAAAGCGATGAAAGAACGCTACCCAGACAGCACGCCAATAGTCGGTCATACGACATTCGATATTTACTCTGCTCTCTATGCGGCAATGAACAATCAATGGTATGTGGAAGATGGGAAAATGGTATATGGTGCAACTCTAGATCGTTTTGGTGAAACGATTGAACTGGAGAAGCAGCTGTATGATTTGGGACTTGTTGATCGTGAATATTTAACGGATAGCAATAATCAGCGTGCAACCCAGTTGTGGACAACAGGTAAAGCTGGAATCTATATGGGGCAATGGGGACTCGGTAATACCGATATTTTAACGAAGGATCTACTCATTAATGTGCCGGACGCCAAGCCTGAGCCATTGGAAGCGGTTGCTACTCCGCATGGCAAATATGGTACGTATCAGGAGGCTTCGCCGCTATTTTATGTCACTTTCAATAAGGATATGAAAAATCCGAAGGCCGCTATGGAGTATTTGGATTGGATTTTGGAGAAGGGCTGGTTCACACTCGTGAATGGAGAGGAAGGCGTCCATCATGAAATGGTAGGTGACGTTGCGAAACGTCTTGATCCGGATAAATTTACAAAAGAAGTTATTTATGCAGGGGAATACGCTGTATTGCGTGACGAGAGCGGTTTTAAAGCCGAGAATTTGCTTGTTCAAGCGGCCAGCGATGATTTGTCACAGCGCATTGCTAAGCTTGATATGGAATCGCTCGATATTGCGTTGAAAAATGAGTTCCGCCGCGATATTCCATATCAGCCAAGCTTTGATGAAATTAATGAAATCCGTTCAACACTGGATACCTTCATTAGGGAAACACGTGCTAATGCCGTAACCCAAGGAGACAAATATACAGGTCAATGGGCACTGGATCAGATTCGCAAGGAATGGAAACGCCTTGGCGGTGAGAAAGCAGAAGAGATTGCCCAGAAGTGGTATGAAGACAATAAAGCCAGCTTCTAG
- a CDS encoding carbohydrate ABC transporter permease yields the protein MLALLAYMALFPFINVIAVSFSSSRAINAAEIFMWPVDFNVEAYLKLLKDGQLIVAMKNTIIITVIGTALNMIFTIIAAYPLSKARLKGRNVMLMAILFTMLFSGGLIPNFLLINSIGLTNTYWALWLPALISAYNMFVMKSFLEGLPDEMEESAAIDGAGDFTILWRIILPLSKPVIAALTLFYAVGWWNSYMNVLIYIRSTDKVSLMVKLYQMIDLVSPELLRGSGEGVSQISITPEGIRAAAVVFAIVPILCVYPFLQKHFIKGVLLGSIKG from the coding sequence TTGCTGGCGCTGCTTGCTTACATGGCGTTATTTCCGTTTATTAACGTGATTGCTGTATCATTCAGCAGCAGCAGGGCAATCAATGCGGCGGAAATTTTTATGTGGCCGGTTGATTTCAATGTGGAAGCCTATCTAAAGCTGCTGAAAGACGGGCAATTAATCGTAGCGATGAAGAACACCATCATCATTACAGTCATCGGCACCGCGTTGAATATGATTTTTACGATCATTGCTGCCTATCCGCTCTCTAAAGCGAGATTAAAAGGCAGAAATGTTATGCTGATGGCTATTTTATTTACGATGCTGTTCAGCGGCGGATTGATTCCTAATTTTCTGCTAATCAATAGCATTGGACTTACCAATACGTATTGGGCACTTTGGCTGCCAGCACTTATAAGCGCTTACAATATGTTTGTAATGAAGTCGTTTCTGGAAGGGCTGCCTGACGAGATGGAAGAATCCGCTGCGATTGACGGTGCTGGTGATTTCACTATTTTATGGCGAATCATATTGCCTCTCTCCAAACCGGTCATCGCTGCATTAACATTGTTTTATGCCGTGGGCTGGTGGAATTCCTATATGAATGTCTTAATCTACATTCGAAGTACGGATAAAGTGTCATTGATGGTGAAGCTGTACCAGATGATCGATTTGGTAAGTCCAGAACTGCTGCGTGGAAGCGGTGAAGGTGTGTCGCAAATCTCGATTACGCCGGAAGGCATTCGGGCTGCAGCAGTCGTATTTGCTATCGTGCCGATTCTGTGTGTGTATCCATTTTTGCAAAAGCATTTTATTAAAGGCGTGCTGCTTGGTTCGATTAAAGGATAA
- a CDS encoding ABC transporter permease subunit, with the protein MKQHSQSADLAPMPKMPKAGAGSRWIRSMRKELKRNRFLYMLLVPVAIYLLLFKYAPMAGEIIAFKNYRLSDGIWGSSWVGFQQFEKLFASREFYIVLKNTLLLNLYSLLFAFPAPILLAIMLNEVRVEWYKRTLQNLLYIPHFISWIVLGSIIIALLSPSTGIVNYLLQAFGIEPIYFMADKLWWPVTFIVSGIWKEAGFGTILYLAAMASIDPTLYEAAKIDGANKIRQIWHVTLPGIRSTIAILLILQVGKMMDVGFEQVYALRNPAVTSVAEVISTFVYTRGIVNLQYSYTTALGLFQSLIALILIVSVNRIIKALGERGLW; encoded by the coding sequence TTGAAGCAACATTCGCAGTCAGCGGATCTAGCTCCCATGCCTAAAATGCCGAAAGCAGGAGCAGGCTCGAGATGGATAAGATCCATGCGGAAGGAATTAAAACGCAATCGATTTCTTTATATGCTGCTAGTGCCAGTAGCCATCTATTTATTGCTATTTAAATACGCACCGATGGCTGGAGAAATCATTGCTTTCAAAAATTATCGATTATCCGATGGGATTTGGGGAAGCTCTTGGGTAGGATTCCAGCAGTTTGAGAAGTTGTTTGCTAGTCGCGAGTTTTATATCGTATTGAAAAATACGCTGCTGCTTAACCTGTACAGCTTGCTCTTTGCGTTTCCTGCTCCGATTCTGCTCGCAATCATGCTCAATGAAGTTCGGGTGGAGTGGTACAAACGAACATTGCAAAACTTGCTGTACATTCCTCATTTTATTTCGTGGATTGTCCTCGGAAGCATCATTATTGCACTGTTATCGCCATCTACAGGCATAGTGAATTATTTATTGCAGGCATTTGGAATAGAGCCAATCTATTTTATGGCAGATAAGCTATGGTGGCCGGTGACGTTCATTGTGTCGGGCATTTGGAAAGAAGCCGGATTTGGGACGATTCTTTACTTAGCTGCGATGGCCTCAATTGATCCAACATTGTATGAAGCGGCCAAAATTGACGGCGCCAATAAAATAAGACAGATCTGGCATGTGACACTGCCAGGCATTCGCAGTACGATTGCGATTCTTCTTATTTTGCAAGTAGGCAAAATGATGGACGTTGGTTTCGAGCAGGTCTATGCACTGCGGAATCCGGCGGTAACGAGTGTGGCTGAGGTTATCAGTACCTTCGTGTACACAAGGGGGATTGTCAACCTGCAGTACAGTTACACAACTGCATTAGGCTTATTCCAATCACTGATTGCGCTCATACTTATTGTATCTGTGAACCGAATCATTAAGGCGCTGGGAGAACGAGGATTGTGGTAA
- a CDS encoding helix-turn-helix domain-containing protein: MKLVQNRRLVKAVAVLSMLLFFLVFSSAFLTYSVFNRQLERQLTSTNMELLGQLDQKLELSLKHIDKSAIQLLKTSEVGRFFNDELTDLESKNNAFRVSTLITNAINSIDYLFSIDLYSYGRQRLVSGNVLTEQDYKLDFSWIPEFQQYDGYFNWMSTRKVQLNHSQYPVYRNVVTLVRSYPLIHSSGTREGAIAVNIKEDLLYGLIRNTAAMDKGQTFIMDSEGVVVLHADQSKLGKDISEFPYINQILNASETSGHFSEQVERTASSVFYVKSDYTGWNIVRVVPEAQFLKPLYAIRNGLLILAIVLFVVATASAAMVGRWIFKPVNRFIQAMTRHLTIHPKEGTTRKYTDEFQYFESTVQHILQDREELHKQVIESKPLIKWQLLTELLSEKRKNIAVLQPYMDMLGISLYLEHYVVMSIEFDNKHEIASPRDLQLYAYALCNVAEELMNAESRGIAVEVSIGKCAVIMSFGDQDDPQRHMMRAVAVADLMKDFVQEYFNRTITIGIGDIVETVNEIHRSYKQSLEALSYKLVMGSNSIITKEDVFSEQSPQFYRLFAMTDGIVASVKVSDTDKMKLQVHRWFESFTEHVVPPEMIMQLIVQCLMKAATATVEIGVDPEGILPEQYMVEMLNQYEQLHHLEAFTIQSLSSFIERIKEKRSSRERNDVIDNVMLYIQKHYMRSDLSLNLLASEFHLSVSHLSKLFKEQQECNFIDYLMETRMNKAKQLLKDTEEKIRDIAEGVGYTNVNSFVRLFKKITGLTPTEFRERARREQDGEV; encoded by the coding sequence ATGAAGCTCGTACAAAATCGGCGGCTTGTAAAAGCGGTTGCAGTACTATCTATGCTGCTGTTCTTCCTCGTTTTTTCTTCTGCATTTTTGACATATTCCGTATTCAACCGACAGCTGGAGCGGCAGTTGACCAGTACGAACATGGAACTGCTAGGACAGCTGGATCAGAAGCTGGAGCTGTCGCTTAAGCATATTGATAAATCGGCAATTCAGCTGCTGAAGACGTCTGAGGTGGGACGGTTCTTCAATGATGAGCTGACCGATTTGGAGAGTAAGAACAATGCTTTCCGCGTATCCACTCTAATTACGAATGCGATTAATAGTATTGATTATCTCTTTTCCATCGATCTTTATTCCTATGGCAGGCAGCGGCTCGTTTCAGGAAATGTATTGACTGAACAGGATTATAAGCTGGATTTCTCATGGATTCCAGAATTTCAGCAGTATGATGGATACTTCAATTGGATGTCGACTCGCAAGGTACAGCTTAATCACTCGCAATATCCGGTATACCGCAATGTTGTAACGCTGGTACGCTCTTATCCGCTTATTCATTCGTCAGGTACGCGGGAAGGTGCGATCGCCGTAAATATTAAGGAGGATCTGCTGTACGGCTTGATTCGCAATACGGCTGCGATGGATAAAGGACAGACCTTTATTATGGATAGTGAAGGCGTTGTGGTGCTGCATGCAGACCAGAGCAAGCTGGGCAAGGACATTAGTGAATTTCCGTATATTAACCAAATATTGAATGCCTCGGAAACGAGCGGCCATTTCTCTGAGCAGGTTGAACGGACTGCATCCTCCGTTTTTTATGTGAAGTCAGACTATACGGGATGGAATATTGTTCGGGTAGTGCCAGAAGCGCAGTTTCTAAAGCCGCTTTATGCCATTCGCAATGGCCTGCTTATTCTTGCCATTGTATTGTTTGTGGTGGCGACGGCATCGGCAGCGATGGTAGGCCGCTGGATTTTCAAGCCAGTTAATCGTTTTATTCAGGCGATGACTCGGCATTTGACAATTCATCCGAAGGAAGGAACAACAAGGAAATACACGGATGAATTTCAATATTTCGAATCGACGGTACAGCATATTTTGCAAGATCGGGAAGAGCTGCATAAGCAGGTGATTGAGAGCAAGCCGCTTATCAAATGGCAGCTGCTCACTGAATTGCTTTCTGAGAAACGCAAAAATATTGCAGTGCTACAGCCTTATATGGATATGCTTGGCATTAGTTTGTATCTAGAGCATTATGTCGTCATGAGCATTGAATTTGACAACAAGCATGAAATTGCTTCGCCGCGGGATTTGCAGCTTTATGCCTATGCGCTCTGCAATGTAGCAGAGGAGCTGATGAATGCAGAGAGCCGCGGCATTGCAGTGGAAGTGAGCATTGGCAAATGCGCTGTCATTATGAGCTTCGGTGATCAAGATGATCCGCAGCGCCATATGATGCGGGCGGTCGCAGTAGCTGATTTAATGAAGGATTTCGTTCAGGAGTATTTTAACCGCACGATTACGATTGGCATTGGAGATATTGTTGAAACGGTGAACGAAATTCATCGCTCCTATAAGCAATCGCTTGAGGCGCTGAGCTATAAGCTCGTAATGGGGAGCAATTCAATTATTACGAAAGAGGATGTGTTCAGTGAGCAATCCCCGCAATTTTACCGATTATTTGCGATGACAGATGGGATTGTCGCTTCGGTTAAGGTATCAGATACAGACAAGATGAAGCTGCAAGTACACAGATGGTTCGAATCGTTCACCGAGCATGTCGTGCCGCCGGAAATGATTATGCAGCTGATTGTACAATGCCTGATGAAGGCCGCGACAGCCACTGTTGAAATTGGCGTTGACCCCGAGGGGATTTTGCCGGAGCAGTACATGGTTGAAATGTTGAACCAGTATGAGCAGCTGCACCATCTTGAGGCCTTTACGATACAATCACTCTCGAGCTTCATCGAACGAATTAAGGAAAAGCGAAGCAGCAGGGAACGAAATGATGTCATTGACAATGTGATGCTCTATATTCAAAAACATTATATGCGCAGCGACCTGTCGCTTAATTTGCTCGCGAGCGAATTTCATTTGAGCGTATCTCATCTCAGCAAGCTGTTTAAAGAACAGCAGGAATGCAATTTTATCGATTATTTGATGGAGACGCGCATGAACAAGGCTAAGCAGCTGCTGAAGGATACGGAAGAGAAAATACGCGATATTGCGGAAGGCGTAGGCTATACAAATGTGAATAGCTTTGTGAGATTATTCAAGAAAATAACAGGGCTAACGCCTACGGAATTCAGAGAGCGGGCGCGGAGAGAACAAGATGGAGAGGTTTGA
- a CDS encoding glycoside hydrolase family 88 protein → MTGQIAEAMSKIYSYMTDDHQGNWGMDMNQWDWVPGVGIISILDYGEKSGQEETIQYVEKWVEQNKHKGDALKVINAMAPFAVFPSLYRRSGEAWLLAKSQEIAQWMMNEAPRTRERAFEHTVTEDVEFREQVWADTVFMAVLFLARLARTTGDKQLATEALEQTMLHLQLLQDSNSGLLFHGWNCEAGNHLSAVRWARANAWIVMSIPEIVSEISGLAAIPTELNKRYSTLAAALRSCQAADGLWHTVLDRTDTYKETSASAGIACGFLRGVNTGMLDASFLEPAERTLSEVLSLINSNGEVAGVSGGTPIMPSVDAYNQIPIYPTLYGQGLTLQLLTEFKLLLTSEQANEDNLITGEG, encoded by the coding sequence ATGACAGGGCAGATTGCAGAGGCGATGAGCAAAATCTACAGTTATATGACCGATGATCATCAGGGAAATTGGGGCATGGATATGAATCAGTGGGACTGGGTTCCTGGTGTCGGTATCATCTCAATTCTGGATTATGGTGAGAAGTCAGGGCAAGAAGAAACGATCCAGTACGTAGAAAAATGGGTAGAGCAGAATAAGCATAAGGGCGATGCTCTGAAAGTAATTAATGCAATGGCGCCTTTTGCCGTATTTCCTTCCTTATATCGCCGCTCCGGAGAGGCTTGGCTACTCGCCAAGTCGCAGGAAATTGCACAGTGGATGATGAATGAAGCGCCGCGCACACGCGAGCGGGCTTTCGAGCACACCGTTACGGAGGATGTCGAGTTCCGTGAACAGGTTTGGGCAGATACGGTATTTATGGCTGTCTTATTTCTAGCTAGGCTGGCGAGAACGACGGGTGATAAGCAGTTGGCTACGGAGGCACTAGAGCAGACCATGCTTCACTTGCAGCTGCTGCAGGATTCGAATTCGGGATTGTTATTTCACGGCTGGAACTGTGAGGCAGGCAACCACTTATCAGCGGTTCGTTGGGCTCGCGCCAATGCATGGATCGTTATGAGCATACCCGAGATTGTGAGTGAAATCAGCGGGTTAGCAGCCATACCAACAGAGCTTAATAAACGATATTCCACTCTTGCCGCTGCACTACGCTCTTGTCAGGCTGCAGACGGGCTGTGGCATACGGTGCTGGATCGCACGGATACGTATAAAGAAACCTCGGCAAGTGCTGGAATTGCATGCGGTTTTCTCAGAGGGGTCAACACAGGTATGCTTGACGCCTCATTTCTGGAGCCGGCTGAGCGAACGCTATCTGAAGTGTTGTCGCTAATTAATTCTAATGGTGAAGTTGCAGGTGTCTCGGGCGGAACACCTATTATGCCATCCGTGGACGCTTATAATCAGATTCCGATCTATCCGACACTTTATGGGCAAGGCTTAACTTTACAGCTGTTGACAGAATTTAAGCTTTTGCTGACTTCTGAGCAAGCAAACGAAGATAACTTGATTACAGGTGAGGGATGA
- a CDS encoding phytanoyl-CoA dioxygenase family protein — translation MTSPSKFGSLTNEQIDFYNEQGYLVLPNLLSEQDLAPAKEAMNKKVSMIADELMHAGLISDKLEHRPFKYRLAELFADLTSEEFLNYGRSWRDRLPGYFDLMSNPKILDAVESLIGGELFSNPVYNTRPKIPKVAAGAVPWHQDKSYWPDANSNPVITVWIPLVDANEVNGCLHIKPKTHRTKLLEWHSENHTGTGYTALHESQLGKTKTVVLPVPAGSAILFNDRCLHMSTPNESDEVRWSVDLRYQPTDQDPMPSHGAGFLARSYLHPERVATLEDWLAEKPEHNT, via the coding sequence ATGACAAGTCCATCTAAATTCGGTAGTTTAACGAATGAACAAATTGATTTTTATAATGAGCAGGGCTATCTTGTGCTTCCAAATCTGCTGTCGGAACAGGATTTAGCGCCCGCCAAAGAAGCGATGAATAAGAAAGTATCCATGATTGCAGATGAGTTAATGCATGCAGGACTTATTAGCGATAAACTGGAGCATCGGCCCTTCAAATATAGGCTCGCGGAGTTGTTTGCGGATTTGACCTCAGAGGAATTTCTGAACTACGGTAGAAGCTGGCGTGATAGACTGCCTGGCTACTTCGATTTAATGAGCAATCCAAAAATTTTGGACGCTGTGGAATCTTTAATCGGGGGTGAGCTTTTTTCCAATCCGGTCTACAACACAAGACCCAAAATTCCGAAAGTTGCTGCTGGAGCAGTGCCTTGGCATCAAGATAAATCATATTGGCCCGATGCCAATTCTAATCCTGTCATAACCGTTTGGATTCCTCTTGTCGATGCGAACGAAGTTAATGGCTGCTTGCATATCAAGCCTAAGACTCATCGCACAAAGCTATTGGAATGGCATAGCGAAAACCATACAGGTACAGGCTACACGGCGCTGCATGAAAGCCAGCTGGGGAAAACAAAAACTGTCGTCTTGCCCGTTCCAGCTGGAAGCGCGATTCTATTTAATGACCGTTGTCTGCATATGTCCACCCCCAATGAATCAGACGAGGTGCGCTGGAGCGTAGATTTGCGATATCAACCAACGGATCAAGATCCCATGCCATCCCATGGCGCAGGTTTTTTAGCAAGAAGCTATCTTCACCCAGAAAGAGTGGCCACTCTGGAAGATTGGCTTGCAGAAAAGCCCGAACACAACACATAA
- a CDS encoding polysaccharide deacetylase family protein yields MKVQYTLFPEGRTKAMTFSYDDGRTQDRQLVAKLNQYGFKGTFHLNSGFLGREGYITAEEVRTLFQGHEVSAHTVSHPFLEISPPDQVAHEILEDRRTLESLVQYPVRGMSYPFGTYNDKVVAMLPALGIEYARTVNSHGRFDMPADPLRWHPTCHHKQLLEQVEIFKDFKEWFSRMSLLYVWGHSYEFDNDDNWEIIDQAGELLKDNDTIWHATNAEIIAYMQAIERLRFSVDRSIVHNPSALDVWISADNEPIKISAGQVLQL; encoded by the coding sequence ATGAAAGTTCAGTACACGTTATTTCCAGAAGGACGAACGAAGGCTATGACCTTCAGCTATGATGATGGGCGCACTCAAGACCGACAGCTCGTAGCGAAATTAAATCAGTATGGTTTCAAAGGTACCTTTCATCTTAACTCTGGTTTTCTTGGGCGCGAGGGATATATTACAGCGGAAGAGGTTAGAACGCTCTTTCAAGGCCATGAAGTATCTGCGCACACGGTTAGTCACCCTTTTCTAGAAATCTCTCCACCAGATCAAGTAGCACATGAAATTTTGGAAGATCGGCGGACGCTGGAGAGTCTTGTGCAATATCCGGTACGTGGAATGAGTTATCCATTTGGAACTTATAATGACAAAGTCGTTGCGATGCTTCCAGCGCTTGGAATTGAATATGCTAGAACGGTGAACAGCCATGGCAGATTCGATATGCCAGCTGATCCGCTTCGCTGGCATCCAACATGTCATCATAAACAATTGCTAGAACAAGTTGAAATTTTCAAAGACTTTAAGGAATGGTTTAGTAGAATGTCTTTGCTTTATGTTTGGGGTCATAGCTATGAGTTTGACAATGACGATAACTGGGAAATTATTGATCAAGCGGGGGAGCTGCTAAAGGATAACGATACCATCTGGCATGCTACGAATGCAGAGATCATAGCCTATATGCAAGCAATCGAGAGACTTAGATTCTCAGTCGATAGAAGCATTGTCCATAATCCTTCTGCGCTCGACGTCTGGATAAGTGCTGACAATGAGCCTATCAAAATTAGTGCAGGCCAAGTTCTTCAACTTTAA